CCGGATCAGCGCCGGAGCGGTAGGAGATCTTTCTGTCGGACTGTTCCCAGTTGTACCGGTAGTCCAGATCGACCGGATTGCAGTACGTGGTGATGCCGGAGCTCTGTGCGTTGCAGAGCGCGGGAAGGACCGTGAGCGCGAGAGCGACTGCCGCGAGCCAGGGCATCTATAATTCCTTGAGCCATTGTTGCGCAATGGCACGTGCGGCCTCGGTGGCTTCCTTCCCCGCACGGTATGCGGTCTTCCAGCTGCTCTCCTTGTTCTCGTAGGCCGGGTTCACGAACACCAGCGCATCGCCCTTCTTGACAAGCTTCGCGCCAAAGTCCACATTGCCCGTTGCATCGAGAAATTCTCTCAGCCGGAGCTTCAGCAGCGGCTTCGGATCTCCTGCCGGATACTCCTTCTCCCATGCGGCCAGTTTCTCTTTGTAGTGTTTCGCCCCTTCTGCATTGGCCTCCTTGATATACGCATCCATCTGCGCATCCTGTGCCGGGTCCGGCTTTTCCAGTTCTTTCACCATCTGGCGGAGGGCAGCGATCACATCACGGAAGATCCCCTTCTGATCGGCGGGGGCATTCGCCTGGGCCTTTTCCTGCTCGGCAATGCTGGCCTTCAGATCGGCGAGCTGCTTCGCACGCGATTCCGCCATGGCCGGCGTCGCTTCGGGCGCGGAAGGCTTCTTCTCCTCGCGGTAGGAAGCATACCACTGCAGGAAGGCCTGTGTCTTTGTGAAGGAGCGGGCGAACTCTCCCACCGCGCGGACCACCCCGGCGCGTTTGGCCATGGGGATCGCGGCACACGCCGAGGGGTAGGAGAACGACCCATAGGCGATACCGCTCTGCACGAAATCCTGGACGGCATTCTTCGTGGTCTTCATCGCGGCAAGATGTTCATCGATGCCGGGTGACACGGCAAAGAACGGGACGAGCAGCAGGGCGACAATGATCTGCTTCATGGTGCATCTCCTGAACGTATGCGGATATGGGCCACACGGGGGCTTGAACGAAGATAAGGCTCAGAGGGGGGAATCGCAACCGGCTCCGCGCAGACCCCTGCACCGGAGGTGCGCAGGGGCTGCACGGCGGATCGGTCACATGAGGACGCTGAACAGGGACGACGTCTGTGTCTTCCCCTGCGCGTTGCCGGTGTATGTTTCGAACGACGACGATTGCTCACTGCGGCGTTCCTCCATCAGTTTCAGGAAAGACTCCTGCTCGTCCTGATCGATGGTATTGTCGCCGTTGGCGTCGATCTGCTTGAGAAGTTCCGCCAGGTCCGTGACGCCGGAAGCCTCGCCGGTCGAGACCGGGGGTTCCGACGGCCGATGGGATTCCATTTCCTTCAGGAACGTGGTGTGCTCCGTTTCGTCGATCGTCCCGTCGCCGTTGGTATCGATCTTCCCGAACATCTCTGCCGGATTCAAGCCGCCGGGACCACCCTTGCCGTCCTTCGGCGCCGCCGCCTTGAACTCCTCAAGGTCGATCCCCCCATCACCGCTGGTATCGAATTTCTTGAACATCTCTGCGGCCCGATCCAGCATGGACGAACCGCTCATTGCATTGCTGATCCCACTGATAGTGCTCATCGTGCATCCTCCCACCGTTTGGTTGACTGTCCCGCACACCTGTGCCGGGTACTCTCACTATCGGAGGACCACATGCCCTCTTTAGTTGTTAAGAGGCGCCGGGAAAACAAAACCGGCGAATGCGTGCTGCATTCGCCGGCCTTCATGGTCTTAACAACCATTTGTCAAACTGCAAAGGTGTTATCTCACCCGGCAAAGCGATAGCCAACCCCATACACGGTGAGAATGAACTCGGGATGGCGTGGGTTCTCTTCCACCTTCTGCCGGAGCCACGTGACGTGCGTGTCGATCGTTCGCGTATTCGGCATTGCATCATATCCCCACACACCATTCAGGATCACTTCGCGCGACAGGACCTCGCCGCGATGTTCGATGAAATACTTGAGCAACTGGAACTCGCGGGCGGAGAGCTCGATGGGTGCGCGGTCGGTACGC
The nucleotide sequence above comes from Ignavibacteriota bacterium. Encoded proteins:
- a CDS encoding EF-hand domain-containing protein — encoded protein: MSTISGISNAMSGSSMLDRAAEMFKKFDTSGDGGIDLEEFKAAAPKDGKGGPGGLNPAEMFGKIDTNGDGTIDETEHTTFLKEMESHRPSEPPVSTGEASGVTDLAELLKQIDANGDNTIDQDEQESFLKLMEERRSEQSSSFETYTGNAQGKTQTSSLFSVLM